One window of the Bos mutus isolate GX-2022 chromosome X, NWIPB_WYAK_1.1, whole genome shotgun sequence genome contains the following:
- the LOC102287981 gene encoding polyadenylate-binding protein 1-like 2, translating into MASLYVGDLHPEVTEAMLYEKFSPAGPILSIRICRDKITRRSLGYAYVNYQQPVDAKRALETLNFDVIKGRPVRIMWSQRDPSLRKSGVGNVFIKNLGKTIDNKALYNIFSAFGNILSCKVACDEKGPKGYGFVHFQKQESAERAIDAMNGMFLNYRKIFVGRFKSHKEREAERGAWARQSTSADVKDFEEDTDEEATFR; encoded by the coding sequence ATGGCCTCGCTGTACGTGGGCGACCTGCACCCTGAGGTGACGGAGGCAATGCTGTATGAGAAGTTCAGCCCGGCCGGGCCCATCCTCTCCATCCGCATTTGCAGGGACAAGATCACCCGCCGCTCGTTGGGCTATGCGTATGTCAACTACCAGCAACCGGTGGACGCCAAGCGGGCCCTGGAGACCCTGAACTTTGATGTCATCAAGGGCAGGCCGGTGCGCATCATGTGGTCCCAGCGGGACCCCTCGCTTCGCAAGAGCGGAGTGGGCAACGTCTTCATCAAGAACCTGGGCAAGACCATCGACAACAAGGCTCTGTACAACATCTTCTCGGCGTTCGGCAACATCCTGTCCTGCAAAGTGGCCTGCGACGAAAAGGGGCCCAAGGGCTATGGGTTCGTGCACTTCCAGAAGCAGGAGTCCGCCGAGCGGGCCATAGATGCGATGAATGGCATGTTCCTGAACTACCGCAAAATTTTCGTTGGGAGATTCAAGTCGCATAAAGAACGAGAGGCCGAAAGGGGAGCCTGGGCCAGGCAGTCCACCAGTGCTGACGTCAAGGATTTCGAGGAAGACACCGATGAGGAGGCCACCTTCCGATGA